DNA sequence from the Deltaproteobacteria bacterium genome:
ACGGGGCGACAAGGTCACCGTGACGGTCACCCCGTTCGACGGCAAGGAGCGGGGAAAGTCCGCCACGCTTTTCCGGGAGATCCTGAACACCCCTCCGGTCATCGAGGGGCAGGAGCAGTTTCAGGTCACAGAAAACGCCGTCACATTTCATGTCCGTGCGTCCGACGCGGACGGCGACCCGTTGACGTTTTCCCTGAAAGATGCGCCTGCCGGCATGAGCATCGATCGGAAGACCGGGTGGGTGCGCTGGGTGACATCCCCCGGGACGACCGGGAAGGTCCCGTTTACGGTCATCGTGTCCGACGGGGCGGGCGGGGAGTCGACAGCGCGCTTTTCGGTAACGATAGCGCAGGAGCCCGCCCCGGGCGCCGGCCCCCGCTAGGGGCGTCGGAACCCGGGGCGGGGAATTGACCTCGAAGCGATCGGTCGGAACGTCCGGTTTCTCCATCATTGAAACCTTCGTCGCGCTCCTGATCCTGTCGATCGGAGCCCTTGGCCTGGCGATGCTCCAGTTGACCGCGGTCACAGCGAAGCCTCCCTTCTCTTCCTCCAATGCGCTCATGGCGACAGAACTCGCCCAGGAGGCGATCGATCGTC
Encoded proteins:
- a CDS encoding cadherin repeat domain-containing protein, with amino-acid sequence MRRSLPLLLLLSLVFACSGDRKAPTSAPSPAGNGIAPTAQQGGGAPVGGEPAPPPDAAVRNASPEIRGVRFVGGDGRPGNTLGVETEGYDADGDAVQFEIAWQKNGQPAGTGNRLTAPVKRGDKVTVTVTPFDGKERGKSATLFREILNTPPVIEGQEQFQVTENAVTFHVRASDADGDPLTFSLKDAPAGMSIDRKTGWVRWVTSPGTTGKVPFTVIVSDGAGGESTARFSVTIAQEPAPGAGPR